The genomic region TAAACCACCGCCTTTCGCACGGAATTAAACGCCTTAATCTTCGACTCCACCACTTCCTGTACGGCGGCATAAACTGGCGGCATTAATTTAACGATAGCATACTCATTTGGATTTTCTCGCAAGGTTTTCTCCAAAGTCGTTCGGAAAGCGTAACGCATATCAGAATTGATATTGATTTTAGAAACGCCAATTTTCGCAGCGTCCTCAAAATAATGCAGTGGAGTTCCAGACCCACCGTGTAACGAAATCTGACAATGAATCGCCTCACGAATGTCAGCCAACAAATCCAAATCCAACACTTTCGGAACTGGATATTTGCCGTGCAAATTGCCAATCGCCGCCGCAAAAGTGTCAATTCCAGTCGCCTCGACAAACGCACGCGCACCCTCTGGCGTAGAGAAAGTCTTTTTTATTTCCTCATAATTTATATCTTCCGTATGAACATTTGAACTTCCGCCAAAATAATGCGGCTCAGATTCCACTAGCGCGCCAGTAAACTTGGCGTATTCAACAACTTCACGAGTTTTGGCAATAATCTCCTCATCAGAAGCGTTATGATTTGCCTGAGAAATGTCAATATGGATAAACTCATATCCAGCGTCAATCGCTCGCTTACAACCCTCAACCGTCGGACCGTGGTCCAAATTCAAATACATTTCAATTCCGTACTCAGCCTTATAATTATCCACCAAATCGCGAACATTCTCTAGACCCATAGCCTTCACTTCGGCGTCAGAAACCTCAACCAATACTGGCGATTGGAGCTTTTGTGCCGCCCGCGCCACTGCAATCAACGTCTCTTGATTGTCAATATTAAATGCCCCAACTGCAAAACGCTGCGCCCGTGTCCGCTGCATTAAATGACGCGCCCGCGTCGTGTTTTTCCGAATCTCTGAAATCGATAATCCCATACTGCCCCCTAAAATACTTATGGTAATTATATCAATTACCGCCCGCTATGC from Candidatus Nanosynbacter sp. HMT-352 harbors:
- a CDS encoding class II fructose-bisphosphate aldolase — translated: MGLSISEIRKNTTRARHLMQRTRAQRFAVGAFNIDNQETLIAVARAAQKLQSPVLVEVSDAEVKAMGLENVRDLVDNYKAEYGIEMYLNLDHGPTVEGCKRAIDAGYEFIHIDISQANHNASDEEIIAKTREVVEYAKFTGALVESEPHYFGGSSNVHTEDINYEEIKKTFSTPEGARAFVEATGIDTFAAAIGNLHGKYPVPKVLDLDLLADIREAIHCQISLHGGSGTPLHYFEDAAKIGVSKININSDMRYAFRTTLEKTLRENPNEYAIVKLMPPVYAAVQEVVESKIKAFNSVRKAVV